A genome region from Manis pentadactyla isolate mManPen7 chromosome 5, mManPen7.hap1, whole genome shotgun sequence includes the following:
- the NKX1-1 gene encoding NK1 transcription factor-related protein 1 codes for MSASGPAAPGDVPALPPPPPGPGPGPAPPAPAAAARDAMDGRAELPSFPRAGAPPLAASDTVPAAPEGAGAARPGPPPRPTSFSVLDILDPNKFNSRRRRCVLLGPVAPSACAPCAPAPAAPGRPPRAEELERRTLAAAGPGAAAGAEPPHAGDPHKADAAEANGYCSGGGGRSPSADSGDEAPDDDDDDDEAPEAGTARGADEARGGGGGLGACGSGCSAEAGAPPGAVDEAAPPGPRGNSPGAPGPPGPAAAAAPGGAGTTPQGAAAKPKRKRTGSDSKSGKPRRARTAFTYEQLVALENKFKATRYLSVCERLNLALSLSLTETQVKIWFQNRRTKWKKQNPGADTSAPTGGGGGPGPGAGPGTGLPGGLSPLSPSPPMGAPLAMHGPAGYPAHGPGGLVCAAQLPFLPSPAVLSPFVLGSQTYGAPAFYAPHL; via the exons ATGAGCGCGAGCGGCCCGGCGGCTCCCGGGGACGTCCccgcgctgccgccgccgccgcctggaCCCGGCCCGGGGCCCGCACCGcccgcgcccgccgccgccgcccgggacGCCATGGACGGGCGCGCCGAGCTGCCCTCCTTTCCCCGGGCCGGAGCTCCGCCGCTCGCAGCCAGTGACACGGTGCCCGCCGCGCCCGAGGGGGCAGGGGCAGCGCGGCCCGGCCCGCCGCCGCGCCCCACCTCCTTCTCGGTGCTGGACATCCTGGACCCCAACAAGTTCAACAGCAGAAGACGCCGCTGCGTGCTGCTGGGCCCCGTGGCGCCCTCGGCGTGCGCCCCATGCGCCCCGGCCCCCGCCGCCCCGGGACGCCCACCGCGCGCAGAGGAACTGGAGCGCCGCACCCTCGCCGCCGCCGGACCTGGAGCCGCTGCCGGAGCTGAGCCGCCGC ACGCCGGCGACCCCCATAAGGCGGACGCGGCCGAGGCCAACGGCTactgcagcggcggcggcggccgcagcCCGAGCGCGGACAGCGGGGACGAGGCGCCCGACGACGACGACGACGACGACGAGGCCCCCGAGGCGGGGACCGCGCGTGGCGCAGATGAGGcgcggggaggcggcggcggcctcGGGGCCTGCGGGTCGGGCTGCTCGGCCGAGGCTGGGGCGCCCCCCGGCGCCGTCGACGAGGCCGCGCCCCCCGGCCCCCGCGGGAACTCGCCCGGAGCCCCGGGCCCTCCGGggcccgcggcggcggcggcgccgggGGGCGCGGGGACAACTCCGCAGGGCGCGGCGGCGAAGCCCAAGCGGAAGCGCACCGGCTCCGACTCCAAGTCCGGGAAGCCCCGGCGCGCGCGCACCGCCTTCACCTACGAGCAGCTCGTGGCGCTGGAGAACAAGTTCAAGGCGACGCGTTACCTGTCGGTGTGCGAGCGCCTCAACCTGGCGCTCTCGCTCAGCCTCACCGAGACGCAGGTCAAGATCTGGTTCCAGAACCGCCGCACCAAGTGGAAGAAGCAGAACCCGGGCGCCGACACGAGCGCGCCGaccggcggcggcggggggcctGGGCCCGGCGCGGGGCCGGGCACGGGGCTGCCCGGCGGCCTCAGCCCGCTCAGCCCGTCGCCGCCCATGGGCGCGCCGCTCGCCATGCACGGCCCGGCCGGGTACCCGGCGCACGGCCCCGGCGGCCTGGTGTGCGCCGCGCAGCTGCCCTTCCTGCCGAGCCCGGCGGTGCTGTCGCCTTTCGTGCTGGGCTCCCAGACCTACGGCGCGCCCGCCTTCTACGCGCCGCACCTCTGA